The Pseudomonas sp. DG56-2 genome contains a region encoding:
- a CDS encoding TetR/AcrR family transcriptional regulator, whose amino-acid sequence MLTYRNLYKSPMHNDLTAPVGPGRPKDLAKRQAILEAAKQLFLTLGYASTSMDAVATAAGVSKLTVYSHFTDKETLFTAAISATCTAQLPELIFELPDGVPLEQVLLNIGCNFQALISSEQSVQLTRLIMTLGNQDPKLSQIFFEAGPLRVLREMELLLRRVDQRGLLRIEHPDKAAEHFFCLLKGAPNYRLLLGYAPPLDDEAAKAHVAEVVEVFLRAYRS is encoded by the coding sequence ATGCTCACTTACCGGAATCTGTACAAGTCACCCATGCACAACGATCTCACCGCTCCCGTCGGCCCAGGCCGACCAAAGGATCTGGCAAAGCGCCAGGCAATTCTCGAGGCGGCCAAGCAGCTGTTTCTTACGCTTGGCTATGCCAGCACCAGCATGGATGCGGTCGCGACAGCGGCAGGTGTTTCAAAATTAACCGTCTACAGCCATTTCACCGACAAAGAAACGCTGTTCACCGCAGCCATTTCCGCCACGTGTACGGCGCAATTGCCCGAGCTGATCTTCGAGCTGCCCGACGGTGTGCCACTGGAGCAGGTGCTGCTCAACATCGGCTGCAATTTCCAGGCATTGATCAGCAGCGAACAGTCGGTGCAACTGACCCGCTTGATCATGACCCTCGGAAACCAGGACCCCAAGCTCAGCCAGATTTTTTTCGAGGCGGGCCCATTAAGAGTGTTGCGGGAAATGGAACTGTTGTTGCGCCGCGTCGATCAGCGCGGCCTGCTTCGTATCGAACACCCCGATAAGGCGGCGGAGCACTTCTTCTGTCTACTCAAGGGCGCACCGAACTATCGCCTTTTGCTCGGTTACGCCCCGCCGCTGGACGATGAAGCCGCCAAGGCTCATGTCGCAGAGGTGGTTGAAGTGTTCTTGCGCGCCTACCGCTCCTGA
- a CDS encoding class I SAM-dependent methyltransferase has translation MVEQLADGGIRVEALTADYQPKAQEWAQRLGLPLESVHAEFAVQVGASGLQIQQLGPQAPGPVRVDFVEGAAAHRRVFGGGSGQMIAKAVGIAQGVRPQVLDATAGLGKDAFVLASLGCQMTLIERQPLVAALLEDGLARAAADAEVGPIVARMQLLTGNAIERMGSWQGEPPQVIYLDPMFPHRDKSALVKKEMRVFRPLVGDDLDAPALLEAALALASHRVVVKRPRKAPIIEGPKPSHSLEGKSSRYDIYPKKALK, from the coding sequence ATGGTGGAGCAACTGGCAGACGGCGGTATCCGGGTCGAGGCGCTGACAGCCGACTATCAACCCAAGGCGCAAGAGTGGGCACAGCGTCTGGGCCTGCCTCTGGAAAGTGTGCACGCCGAGTTCGCCGTGCAGGTGGGTGCCAGCGGGCTGCAGATCCAGCAGCTTGGCCCACAGGCCCCCGGCCCGGTGCGTGTCGACTTCGTCGAGGGGGCCGCCGCGCACCGACGCGTTTTTGGTGGGGGTAGCGGGCAGATGATCGCCAAGGCAGTGGGCATTGCCCAAGGCGTTCGACCACAGGTGCTCGATGCCACCGCAGGGCTTGGCAAGGATGCCTTTGTATTGGCCAGCCTTGGCTGTCAGATGACCTTGATCGAACGCCAACCATTGGTGGCTGCACTGCTTGAGGATGGGCTGGCACGGGCAGCGGCTGACGCTGAGGTGGGGCCCATTGTGGCCCGCATGCAGTTGCTCACTGGTAACGCCATCGAGCGCATGGGTAGCTGGCAGGGCGAGCCGCCACAGGTCATTTACCTCGATCCGATGTTTCCGCACCGGGACAAGAGCGCTCTGGTGAAAAAGGAGATGCGGGTGTTCCGGCCATTGGTTGGCGATGACCTGGACGCACCTGCACTGCTTGAGGCAGCCCTGGCGCTGGCCAGTCACCGGGTAGTGGTGAAGCGTCCGCGCAAGGCGCCAATCATTGAGGGGCCCAAGCCGAGTCACAGCTTGGAAGGCAAGTCGAGTCGCTACGATATCTACCCGAAAAAAGCCCTCAAGTGA
- a CDS encoding energy transducer TonB, whose amino-acid sequence MTDILQLSSGYLSPVGDYGRHNTQALGGVSHLWQDFFARALAEQHAEVEPQAALEIEQFDKATGEPLGGSQLLAHIHSQRQCNVLDTEIAPPEPLFLPIAEFEPQLLEKLPPPFDDVELIEQQRQLDISNSWVRPVVMNQGQPLPEPGPGPAPKSLFLPIAEFEMELLDKAPEPFDEPTLVAQQSALDFDTRWARPVVLNNVRIAA is encoded by the coding sequence ATGACCGACATTCTTCAGCTCAGCTCAGGCTACTTATCGCCCGTAGGCGACTATGGCCGGCACAATACTCAGGCACTGGGCGGCGTCAGCCACCTGTGGCAGGATTTTTTTGCCCGCGCTCTGGCTGAGCAACACGCTGAAGTCGAACCGCAAGCAGCCCTCGAGATAGAGCAATTCGACAAGGCCACGGGCGAGCCCTTGGGTGGCAGCCAGCTGTTGGCGCACATCCACAGCCAGCGTCAATGCAATGTACTGGACACCGAGATCGCTCCACCCGAACCGCTGTTCCTGCCAATTGCCGAGTTCGAACCGCAGTTGCTGGAAAAACTGCCACCGCCGTTCGACGATGTCGAACTCATCGAACAACAGCGCCAGTTGGACATCAGCAATAGCTGGGTGCGCCCGGTGGTCATGAACCAGGGTCAGCCACTACCGGAACCTGGCCCGGGGCCGGCTCCCAAATCGCTGTTCCTGCCTATCGCCGAGTTCGAAATGGAGCTGCTAGACAAAGCACCTGAGCCGTTCGACGAGCCTACCCTGGTAGCCCAGCAATCGGCGCTGGACTTCGACACCCGCTGGGCTCGTCCGGTAGTACTGAACAACGTGCGCATCGCCGCCTGA
- a CDS encoding extensin family protein: protein MRKGVVLLFLVLIGATVYAWRQGWRVPDAWNPWAVLDVRQPPNLLTPYKLGRLQDNPQLCAQALASSDLRYRPQADSATGAQCPLQNVVRVEGSSVRLSSSFLASCPLAVAYALFERHALQPAAQRAFAQPVVQVDHLGSFACRNMYNRKEGRLSQHATANALDIAGFRLADGRRINLINDWQGEGAKARFLKDVHASACDSFNTVLGPDYNAAHRNHFHLDMGFWQICR from the coding sequence ATGCGTAAAGGTGTAGTCCTGCTGTTCCTGGTGTTGATCGGCGCAACGGTATACGCCTGGCGTCAGGGGTGGCGTGTACCGGATGCCTGGAATCCATGGGCGGTGCTCGATGTGCGCCAGCCACCGAACCTGCTGACGCCTTATAAGCTTGGGCGATTGCAGGATAATCCGCAGCTCTGTGCACAAGCCCTGGCAAGTTCCGATCTGCGTTATCGCCCGCAAGCAGACAGCGCGACCGGAGCGCAGTGCCCGTTGCAGAACGTGGTGCGTGTCGAGGGTTCATCCGTACGCCTGAGCAGCAGTTTTCTTGCCAGTTGCCCCTTGGCGGTTGCCTATGCCCTGTTCGAACGCCATGCGCTACAGCCTGCCGCGCAGCGGGCATTTGCCCAGCCCGTGGTGCAAGTCGATCATCTCGGCAGCTTTGCCTGTCGCAACATGTACAACCGCAAAGAGGGAAGGCTCAGCCAGCATGCCACGGCCAATGCGCTGGACATAGCCGGCTTTCGCCTGGCGGATGGCCGGCGTATCAATCTAATCAATGACTGGCAGGGCGAGGGCGCCAAAGCGCGCTTTCTCAAGGATGTTCATGCCAGTGCCTGCGACAGCTTCAACACGGTTCTGGGGCCGGACTACAACGCAGCCCACCGTAATCACTTTCATTTGGACATGGGCTTCTGGCAGATCTGTCGCTGA
- a CDS encoding oxaloacetate decarboxylase, protein MDVQTLRAEAFKALHERDRAFVIPNPWDAGSAKLLASLGFEALATTSAGLAFSLGRPDAEGAMSLEETLANARAIVDATALPVAADLENGFGDSAKDCAEAILQGAQAGLVGGSIEDASGNAEEPIYSFHHAVERVEAAVAAARSLDFPFMLCARAENLLHGRMDLDDTIARLQAFAEAGADVLYAPGLRTAEEIRAVVQAVAPKPVNVLMGMTGVALSVNQLQDLGVRRISVGSSLARAAYGAFYRGAEEIFNQGTFSYGDQALPFDHLNQLFQR, encoded by the coding sequence ATGGATGTACAAACGCTACGTGCCGAAGCCTTCAAAGCCCTGCATGAACGCGACAGGGCGTTTGTCATTCCCAACCCTTGGGATGCCGGTTCCGCCAAACTGTTAGCCAGCCTCGGCTTCGAGGCGCTGGCGACTACCAGTGCCGGGCTGGCGTTCTCCTTGGGGCGCCCAGACGCCGAAGGCGCCATGAGTCTTGAGGAAACCTTGGCAAACGCGCGCGCTATAGTCGATGCGACCGCTCTGCCGGTGGCGGCGGATCTGGAGAATGGCTTCGGTGACAGTGCCAAGGATTGTGCCGAGGCCATCTTGCAAGGCGCGCAGGCAGGCTTGGTGGGCGGTTCTATCGAGGACGCCAGTGGTAATGCCGAGGAGCCGATCTACAGCTTCCATCACGCAGTGGAGCGGGTCGAAGCTGCCGTGGCAGCGGCCCGTAGCCTGGACTTCCCTTTCATGCTCTGTGCTCGCGCGGAAAACCTTTTGCATGGTCGCATGGACCTGGACGACACCATCGCGCGCCTGCAAGCGTTCGCCGAAGCTGGCGCCGACGTGCTTTACGCGCCTGGTTTGCGCACGGCGGAAGAAATTCGCGCCGTGGTGCAGGCTGTAGCGCCCAAGCCTGTCAACGTGTTGATGGGCATGACTGGCGTGGCGTTGAGCGTTAATCAACTTCAAGACCTTGGCGTGCGACGTATCAGCGTCGGGTCGTCGCTGGCACGTGCTGCGTACGGTGCGTTTTACCGTGGTGCCGAAGAGATTTTCAATCAAGGCACGTTCAGCTATGGCGATCAGGCGCTGCCTTTCGATCATTTGAACCAGCTGTTCCAGCGTTGA
- a CDS encoding DUF72 domain-containing protein, with amino-acid sequence MILSTLPYFLGCPSWSENAWREYLYPADAKTGDLLSLYSQVFNAVEGNTTFYARPAPATVERWAQIMPAHFRFTAKFGRDISHAGDLRDQLTAAQAFTQLLKPLGPRVAPYWLQLPATFAPARLGELVAFLDEVDVPIAVEVRNRAFFARGEEERALNRLLQGRGVERICLDPRALFSCTSQAPGVLDAQSKKPRVPPRPTAFSQHPQVRFIGHPELAANEPFLLPWLDKVAAWIEEGRSPYVFLHTADNRLAAALAQRFHRGLMERLPGLPALPELDRAPEAEQLGLL; translated from the coding sequence ATGATTCTGTCCACGCTTCCCTATTTTCTCGGTTGTCCCTCCTGGAGTGAAAACGCCTGGCGTGAGTATCTTTATCCTGCGGACGCTAAAACCGGCGACCTGCTGAGTCTGTACAGTCAGGTATTCAACGCTGTAGAAGGCAACACTACCTTCTATGCCCGACCGGCACCGGCGACCGTCGAGCGCTGGGCACAAATCATGCCCGCGCATTTTCGCTTCACCGCCAAATTTGGGCGCGACATCAGCCACGCTGGTGACTTGCGGGATCAGTTGACGGCTGCTCAGGCCTTCACCCAGTTGCTCAAACCACTCGGGCCCCGCGTTGCTCCATATTGGCTGCAATTGCCGGCAACCTTCGCGCCAGCGCGCCTGGGCGAGCTGGTAGCCTTTCTGGATGAGGTCGATGTACCGATCGCGGTAGAAGTGCGCAATCGCGCATTCTTTGCCAGGGGCGAGGAAGAGCGCGCGTTGAATCGCTTGTTGCAGGGGCGCGGTGTCGAGCGAATCTGCCTCGATCCACGCGCTTTGTTCAGTTGTACGTCACAGGCGCCGGGAGTGCTCGACGCCCAATCGAAAAAGCCACGGGTGCCACCCCGACCGACTGCTTTCAGCCAGCATCCACAGGTGCGTTTCATCGGTCACCCGGAGCTGGCGGCCAACGAACCCTTTCTGTTGCCCTGGCTGGACAAGGTAGCCGCCTGGATCGAGGAGGGTCGCAGCCCCTATGTTTTCCTGCATACTGCCGATAATCGCTTGGCCGCTGCCCTGGCTCAGCGTTTTCATCGCGGCCTGATGGAACGCTTGCCCGGTTTGCCGGCCTTGCCTGAATTGGACAGGGCGCCAGAGGCCGAACAACTCGGTCTGCTGTGA
- the tsaB gene encoding tRNA (adenosine(37)-N6)-threonylcarbamoyltransferase complex dimerization subunit type 1 TsaB, producing MTTLLALDTATEACSVALLHDGKVSSHYEVIPRLHAQKLLPMIQQLLADAGTTLAAVDAIAFGRGPGAFTGVRIAIGVVQGLAFALERPVLPVSNLAVLAQRALREQGVSQVAAAIDARMDEVYWGCYQETAGEMRLIGSEAVLSPERAALPAGASGEWFGAGTGWGYAERIGVKLCAQDASLLPHAVDLLTLATFAWQRGEAIAADLAQPVYLRDNVATPKAR from the coding sequence ATGACCACCTTGCTGGCCCTGGATACCGCCACTGAAGCCTGCTCCGTTGCCTTGCTGCATGATGGCAAGGTTTCCAGCCATTACGAGGTGATCCCACGCCTGCATGCGCAAAAGCTGCTGCCGATGATCCAACAGTTGCTGGCGGACGCCGGCACCACCCTGGCGGCGGTCGATGCCATTGCCTTTGGTCGTGGCCCGGGTGCGTTCACCGGTGTGCGTATCGCCATTGGCGTCGTCCAGGGCCTTGCCTTTGCCCTGGAGCGGCCGGTGCTGCCGGTTTCCAACCTTGCAGTACTGGCCCAGCGCGCGCTGCGCGAGCAGGGTGTGAGCCAGGTTGCGGCAGCCATTGATGCGCGCATGGACGAAGTGTACTGGGGTTGCTACCAGGAAACGGCAGGGGAGATGCGTTTGATCGGCAGCGAAGCGGTGTTGTCTCCAGAGCGCGCAGCGCTACCTGCCGGTGCCAGCGGTGAGTGGTTTGGCGCAGGCACCGGCTGGGGCTATGCCGAGCGCATAGGGGTGAAACTGTGCGCACAGGATGCAAGCCTGTTGCCTCACGCCGTGGATTTGCTGACCTTGGCTACCTTTGCCTGGCAGCGCGGGGAGGCCATTGCTGCCGATCTCGCCCAGCCTGTGTATTTGCGCGATAACGTGGCGACCCCAAAGGCGCGCTGA